GACCGCGGCCCATTCGCCTCTGACCTCGCCTGTGGACTACAACCATGACGGCGTGGATGACTACACGGCCATGGTGCGTGGAGCCCATCAGGAGGCCCGCCGCCATCCTCATTATGACAGCGGCTACTACCAGGGCGGCTATCCTCCCGATGACCGCGGCGCCTGCACCGACGAGATCTGGAGGGCCTTCCGGCAGGCCGGCTACGATCTGAAAGCCATGGTCGACGCCGACATCGCCTCGTCTCCTGGGGCCTACGCCGGAGTGATCAACAGCCCGGATCCGAACATCGACTTCAGGCGGACCAACGTCCTCGGCGTATTCCTGTCCCGGCATGCCCAGCGTCTGACCAACGACACTGCGGCCACCGACCAGTGGCAGCAGGGCGACATCGTCATCTTCGACACCTCCTGGCACATCGGCATGGCCTCCGATAGAAGGGACAGACGGGGCATTCCCCTGCTTCTGCACAACATGGGCCAGCGCGACAGGGAGAACGACTACCTGGGCTCGCCGGGCCACCGTCCCATCACCGGGCATTTTCGCTTCGACGCCTCCAAAATCCAACCCGCCGTCCTGCGGCCATGGCGGGGATGACCGGGGACTACCCTGCGGAATTGAACACGGCGGTAACTGGTTATCTGCTACTATCGGTTCGGCCAGAAACGTCGGCCAGGTTTGAGCACGAGAGGCGGTGATGGCGATGATGAGAGTATTCAGCACCATGAACGGGCAGATCGAGCAGATCGGCAAGGCTTCCAAGGGCTCATGGATATGCTTATCGGCGCCCACCGATGTAGAGCTGGCCAACGTCTCCCAGACCACCGGCATCGACCTTGCTGACCTGCGTGCCCCCCTGGACGATGAGGAGCGCTCGCGTGTGGACGTTGAGGACGAGTACACCATGGTCATCGTCGACATTCCCCGGGCTGAGGAACGCGACGGCCGGGACTACTACGAGACCATCCCTCTGTCCATCATCGTCACCGAGGATCTGATCGTCACCGTCTGCATGCAGGACACCGTCCTGCTCCATCCCTTTATGGAGGGCACCATCCGGGGTTTCAACACCTTCATGAAGTCCCGCTTCATCCTGCAGATCCTCTACCGCAACGCCACCCTCTACCTGCGCTACCTGCGCATCATCGACCGCGAGTCGGACCGGCTGGAGCTCAAGCTGCGCCACTCCATGCAGAACCGCGAAATTCTTATGCTGCTGGAGCTCAACAAGACCTTGGTCTACTTCGCCACCAGCCTCAAGTCCAACGAGATCGTCCTGGAGAAGCTGACCGGGCTGGAGCGGATCAAGCGCTACCCGGACGACGAGGACCTTCTGGGCGACGTGATCACGGAGAACAAGCAGGCTATCGAGATGGCCAACATCTACTCAAGCGTGCTTTCGAACATGACCGACGCCTTCGCCTCCATCGTCTCCAACAACGTCAACAATGTGATGAGGATCTTCACCATCATCTCCATCAGCCTGTCGGTGCCCACGCTGATCTTCTCCATGTATGGCATGAACTTCAACCAGGGCATGTTCGGCATGCCCTTCACCGACAAACCCTGGGGGTTCGCGGTCGTGGTGATTCTTTCGGGTCTGGTGACCGCCTTGGTGACCTGGTCCCTGACGCGCTCGAGAATGTTCAAGTAAGGGCCGATCATGTTTGCACGCAGGATTGCGGCGGCTCTGCTGGCACTGGTTCTGGCGGTGCCCCTGAGCGGGTGCGGCCGTCAGGAGGATCGCTACCGGGCGGGCTCCATCGGGCCCAAGATCAGCGTGGGCATATCCTTCGACCAGCCTGGTCTTGGATTTGCTCAGTCCGGCCAGTATCGCGGACTGGATGTGGATGTAGCCCAGTATGTGGTTCATGAGCTGGGGTACGCTGAGTCGCAGATCGTTTTCATACAGGTGAAGCCTTCGGACCGCGAGCGCATGCTCGAACAAGGTCAGGTGGACATGGTCGTAGCTGGCTACTCCATTACCGAAGAACGGCAGAAGCTGGTGGATTTCGCCGGGCCCTATTTTGCGGCGGGGCAGGACTTGCTGGTTCGCCGCACCCAGAACGACATCGCTGGTGTGGAGGATCTGGCTCAAAAGCGGGTCTGCGTGGCTGCAGGGTCCACCTCTGCGGCTCTAGTGCGCTCGCTGGCCCCCCAAGCCCAGGTCCAGGAGCGTGAAGAGTTTCCGGAATGCATCACGGCCCTGCTCAGCGGGGACACGGATGCCGCCAGTGCTGACGATTTTGCCCTGGCCGGCCTGGCTCATGTTCGCGGCGGCGGCCAGTTGCGCTTGGTCGGCAAGCCTTTCTCACATGAACGATACGGCATCGGCGTGCCTCATGGGGATCCGGAGCTTGTGGACGTCATCGACCAGGCTCTCAAGAGGATGATGCAGGATGGATCCTTCAAGAACGCCCTGAACCAGGCCTCCAAGACCATTAGTTTTTCCGTGGATGCCGCCGCCCGCACCTTGCAACCTGGTGATCGCTGAGTGCGGCTCCAGCCAGGTGACGGATGTTGGACATCAACCCGGCCGTGTCCATGTGAATGGCGATAATTCACCATATGAACGCGAATGAAGACAGGGATCATCAGCAGACCCAGGAATCCGATCAGCCTCAATTCCGCTACGATGCCGCCATGGCGCAGACTATCGAGGAGCGTTGGCAGCAGCGCTGGGACAAGGAGGGCACTTTCTGGGCCGCCAACACCAAGGGCGACTTGACCGATGCCCAGGGGGAGCATGCTGGAGGACGCAGTCCCTACTTCGTCATCGATATGTTTCCCTATCCTTCGGGCAAGGGCCTGCACGTGGGCCATCCATTGGGCTATATCGCCACCGACGTGGTCAGCCGCTACCACCGGATGAAGGGTGAGAACGTCCTGCATGCCATGGGCTACGATGCCTTCGGCCTGCCCGCCGAGCAGTATGCGGTCCAGACCGGCCAGCACCCCCGGGTCACCACCGAGCAGAACATCGCCAACATGCGCTGGCAGCTGCACCGGCTGGGGCTCAGTTTTGACGATCGCCGCTCCTTCGCCACCATCGACACCGACTACGTGCGTTGGACCCAGTGGATCTTCTCGCGCATCTACGAATCCTGGTACGACCCCGACTACCGTCGAGCCGACGGGGGGACGGGCTCGGCCAGGCCTGTCAGCGAACTGGTCGAGGCCTTCAAGTCCGGCAGCAAGGCCATCCCTGGCCATCCGGACGCCTCCTGGGATGACTTGGACAAGGCCGAGCGCTCTGAGGTGCTCAACGACTTCCGCCTGGCCTACATCTCGCGCTCGCCGGTCAACTGGTGCCCCGGACTGGGCACGGTCCTGGCCAACGAGGAGGTGACCGCCGAAGGACGCTCCGAGCGCGGCAACTACCCGGTCTACCAGCGTGAGCTCAAGCAGTGGTCCATGCGCATCACGGCCTACGGTCACCGGCTTTTGGAGGATCTGGACATTCTGGACTGGCCCGAAAAGGTCAAGCTCATGCAGCGCAACTGGATCGGGGAGTCGCACGGGGCCTCGGTGGACTTCACCGTCCCCAGTTCTGACGGCGATCAGACCATGGAGGTCTACACCACTCGTCCTGACACGCTTTTCGGCGCTACTTTCGCCGTGGTTTCCCCCGAGCATGACCTGCTGCAGCATCTGCCACAGGAGTGGCCTGACGGCGTGCCTGAGCAGTGGAAGGGCGGCTATGCCAATCCAGCGGAGGGCGTGCAGGCCTATCGTAGGGCTGCCGAGGCCAAGACCGCCAAGGATCGCGTGGATGAGGGAGGGGCCAAGACCGGCCTGTTTACCGGTCTGTACGCGGTCAACCCCATCACCGGGGCCAAGCTGCCGATCTTCACTGCCGATTACGTGCTGATGGACTACGGCACTGGAGCCATCATGGCTGTGCCAGGCGGCGATCAGCGCGATTACGACTTCGCTGTCAAGTATGGGCTGCCCGTCGTCTACACTGTCAGCCCGTTGGCTGAATCCGGCCAGACACTGGACGACTACCGGGGCAAGGCGCCTTTCGTTTCCCACGACGGCATTGTGGTCAACTCTTCGGTCAAAGCCACCCAGGCCGCTGGCGATCCGCTCAGCCTGGACGGTCTGCGGGTTGACCAGGCCATCGAAAAGGTTACCGAATGGTTGGAGTCAGCTGGCGTAGGCCATGGAACGGTCTCCTACCGGCTGCGCGACTGGCTCTTCTCCAGGCAGCGCTACTGGGGTGAGCCCTTCCCGGTAGTCTATGACGACCAGGGCCTACCTCATCTGCTGCCCGATGACCAGCTGCCGGTGGCACTGCCGGACGTGCCCGACTACTCGCCCAAGACTTTCGATCCCGAGGATGCCCAGTCCAGCCCTGAGGCCCCGCTGAGCCGTAATCAGGACTGGGTGAACGTGACCCTGGACCTGGGCGACGGGCCAAAGGTCTACCACAGGGACACCAACACCATGCCCAACTGGGCCGGTTCCTGCTGGTACTACATGCGTTACATCGACCCCAAGGACGACCAGCACATGGTCGATCCGGAGGAATACGACTACTGGCTGGGACCCAGGCATAACGCCACCGCAGGGGAGTCAGGCGGCGTTGACCTTTACGTGGGCGGCGTGGAGCACGCGGTGCTGCACCTGCTCTATGCCCGCTTCTGGCACAAGGTCCTCTATGATCTGGGTTACGTCTCGTCCAAGGAGCCCTTCCACAAGCTCTTCAACCAGGGGATGATCCAGGCCTACGCCTACACGGACCAGCGTGGCCAGTACGTGCCCGCCGCTGAGGTGGAGGAGCATGAGGAGGGCGGCAAGGTCGGCTACACCTGGCAGGGTCAGCCGGTCAACCGCGAGTTCGGCAAGATGGGCAAGAGCCTCAAGAACATCATCACCCCTGACGACATGTACCGCACCTACGGGGCCGACACCTTCCGCCTCTACGAGATGAGCATGGGTCCCCTGGACGAATCCAGGCCCTGGAACACGCGCAACGTGGTGGGTGGCATGCGCTTCCTGCAGCGGCTCTGGCGCAATGTTGTGGACGAGCAGACCGGCGAGGTGGTCCTGGACGAGGGTGAACCCGACCAGAAGACCCTGAAGCTGCTCAACACCACCATCCATGACGTGACTGCCGAGATGGAGGCCATGCGGCCCAACACGGCCATCGCCAGGATGATCGTGCTCAACAATCATCTGACCGGGCTGAATCCGACGCCCAGGGCGGCCATCGAGCCGCTGGTGCTCATGCTCTCGCCCATCGCTCCCCACATCTGCGAGGAGCTTTGGAGCCGTCTGGGTCACAATGAGTCCCTGGCACATGCCCAGTGGCCGACCTGGGATGACCGCTATCTTGGCGAGGACACGGTCACCGCCGTGGTCCAGGTCAAGGGCAAGGTCCGCGGCAAGCTGCAGGTCAGTCCCGATATCGCGCCCGACCAGCTCAAGGCCATGGCCCTGGCACTGCCCGCCGTCCAGGAGCGGCTGGGCGGCAAGGAGCCTCGAAAGGTCATCGTCAAGGCCCCCAAGATCGTGTCGGTCGTGCCGGCATGACCCTGCACTGCTCGCAGCCAGGCCAGGCTGTGGACAGGTGATGACCTTCGACCACATAGCCCCTCGACCTCATGTCGGGGGGCTTTACCATGTCAGGCTGGGCCCATGAGCATCAACATCACCAAGCCACCGGCGCCGCCGCTGCAGGCCTTGGCCCTGAACCAATCGGTTCGTTCAGAGGGGCCAACCGAAGGTATGGCCAAGACCCAGGTTCGACGAAATCGGCCCGTCTGGTCATTTACGCCGCTGCAGGCCTTGACGGCCATCCTTATTCTGGTGGCGGCCCTTGCCGTAAGTCTGACCCTGCTGGCCCAGCAGGGTCAGGCCCTGGCTGCAGGAGTAACCATTGACGAGTCCGAGACCAGGTCATCGCCTCCTGCTAACAGCGATGTGAACAGCGCTGCGCACCTTGGCAAGCAGGCCTCGGGTAACGAACGTAGACGGAACACTCCGAATGAAGCGGGCAGCCAGCAGGCCGATCCGGTCTCAGACTCCGCCCAACATGCCGAAAAGGCCGACAATGCTGCTGCTCCGGCCTCCAGTGCCTCCTCGGGGTCGACCGATCAAGCGGGACGCGTTAATCTCAACAGCGCCAGCCAGCAGGATCTGGAAAATGTCAAGGGGATCGGTCCGGTCAAGGCTACAAAAATATTGGAACATCGGCGCGCCATCGGCGGCCGATACACCTCGGTCGACCAGCTTCTGGACGTTCCCGGCATCGGTGCCAAGACCCTGGCCCGATTACGCCCATACCTGGTGGCACAATGATGGCCGGTCATTCAAGAGTTCACGATGGGGCTCACGATGCGACCGATCGGGAGAACGGAAGCCGCAATCTTCGGATGCTTCCTGCCGCTTGTCTGGCATGGGCGGTTGCCCTGCTGGTCCCTTGGCTGCTGGATCGGAACATGGGCGAATCGATGACAGGAACGTTTAAGGGCGGCGATTGGTCCAAGTCGGTAGGAGGGTCCAGAGGCGGCATGGCCGATGGGGGTACGGTCGGTGGAGGAATGGACATGGCGGTCTGGCTGGCGCCGCTTGTCCTGGCGCTTCCATTACTCCTTGCAATGATCCTGCTTGCCATCAGGTTCGTATGCTTGGTCGCCGCAGAGGACCCCGATTGCGGTGGCCGGGTATTTCGCCGGCGTCATCGCTCACGTGGGCGGAACCAGCTGCCCCGAGTCTGTATGCGTCCTGGGAACAAGGATCGCAGGGGAAAAAGTCGTTGGAACGAAAGCCATCGTAATACACCCTGTGTGGATACCACGGACACCAGAAAGACCAGTCATGAGAACACGGCTCATCGGGATATTCGGTTTCAGTGGCTGCAGCGATTCTCAAGCCAACACTCGTACGCTGGGTCCAGGCGTTATTCTGCTCCCTGGTCTTCCTCACTCCATTCTTCTTCCATACTTGTCTCACCCTCCTCAACCCAGGTGTCCACTGGGTTTGGTCTTCGGAGACTACCGATACTGGCCGTCCTGGCTGCGGTGGCTTTGGCTGTGGCTACTGCAGCTGCAGTTGGTCATGAGTCAGTGCGCGGCGGGCCTGCAGCCCGTCAGATCCGTCAGGGGAAGGCGCTTGCCGAGGTGCGTGGCCGGGCTGTGGGCCCTATGAGCGCATCCTCCCGGCGAGGCTGGGACTGTCAAACGGAATTAAGGCTGCAATGGGTGACTGTGTCCGGGGTGCGCATGCCTTCCGATGAACGGATCATGCTCTTCGCCCGCAGCCGGTCATGCCAGCTGCAACAGGGCGGACAGTATCGTGCGCGAGGCCTCTTGGAACCCTCCGCCTACGGCCGTTCTATGCCCTGGCTGGCTGTGGAAGATGGCACGAAACAGGTCAGGCCGCCATGGCCCGGCAGACGATT
The window above is part of the Bifidobacterium asteroides DSM 20089 genome. Proteins encoded here:
- the leuS gene encoding leucine--tRNA ligase, whose product is MNANEDRDHQQTQESDQPQFRYDAAMAQTIEERWQQRWDKEGTFWAANTKGDLTDAQGEHAGGRSPYFVIDMFPYPSGKGLHVGHPLGYIATDVVSRYHRMKGENVLHAMGYDAFGLPAEQYAVQTGQHPRVTTEQNIANMRWQLHRLGLSFDDRRSFATIDTDYVRWTQWIFSRIYESWYDPDYRRADGGTGSARPVSELVEAFKSGSKAIPGHPDASWDDLDKAERSEVLNDFRLAYISRSPVNWCPGLGTVLANEEVTAEGRSERGNYPVYQRELKQWSMRITAYGHRLLEDLDILDWPEKVKLMQRNWIGESHGASVDFTVPSSDGDQTMEVYTTRPDTLFGATFAVVSPEHDLLQHLPQEWPDGVPEQWKGGYANPAEGVQAYRRAAEAKTAKDRVDEGGAKTGLFTGLYAVNPITGAKLPIFTADYVLMDYGTGAIMAVPGGDQRDYDFAVKYGLPVVYTVSPLAESGQTLDDYRGKAPFVSHDGIVVNSSVKATQAAGDPLSLDGLRVDQAIEKVTEWLESAGVGHGTVSYRLRDWLFSRQRYWGEPFPVVYDDQGLPHLLPDDQLPVALPDVPDYSPKTFDPEDAQSSPEAPLSRNQDWVNVTLDLGDGPKVYHRDTNTMPNWAGSCWYYMRYIDPKDDQHMVDPEEYDYWLGPRHNATAGESGGVDLYVGGVEHAVLHLLYARFWHKVLYDLGYVSSKEPFHKLFNQGMIQAYAYTDQRGQYVPAAEVEEHEEGGKVGYTWQGQPVNREFGKMGKSLKNIITPDDMYRTYGADTFRLYEMSMGPLDESRPWNTRNVVGGMRFLQRLWRNVVDEQTGEVVLDEGEPDQKTLKLLNTTIHDVTAEMEAMRPNTAIARMIVLNNHLTGLNPTPRAAIEPLVLMLSPIAPHICEELWSRLGHNESLAHAQWPTWDDRYLGEDTVTAVVQVKGKVRGKLQVSPDIAPDQLKAMALALPAVQERLGGKEPRKVIVKAPKIVSVVPA
- a CDS encoding glutamate ABC transporter substrate-binding protein; the protein is MFARRIAAALLALVLAVPLSGCGRQEDRYRAGSIGPKISVGISFDQPGLGFAQSGQYRGLDVDVAQYVVHELGYAESQIVFIQVKPSDRERMLEQGQVDMVVAGYSITEERQKLVDFAGPYFAAGQDLLVRRTQNDIAGVEDLAQKRVCVAAGSTSAALVRSLAPQAQVQEREEFPECITALLSGDTDAASADDFALAGLAHVRGGGQLRLVGKPFSHERYGIGVPHGDPELVDVIDQALKRMMQDGSFKNALNQASKTISFSVDAAARTLQPGDR
- a CDS encoding ComEA family DNA-binding protein, coding for MSINITKPPAPPLQALALNQSVRSEGPTEGMAKTQVRRNRPVWSFTPLQALTAILILVAALAVSLTLLAQQGQALAAGVTIDESETRSSPPANSDVNSAAHLGKQASGNERRRNTPNEAGSQQADPVSDSAQHAEKADNAAAPASSASSGSTDQAGRVNLNSASQQDLENVKGIGPVKATKILEHRRAIGGRYTSVDQLLDVPGIGAKTLARLRPYLVAQ
- a CDS encoding magnesium transporter CorA family protein, whose protein sequence is MMRVFSTMNGQIEQIGKASKGSWICLSAPTDVELANVSQTTGIDLADLRAPLDDEERSRVDVEDEYTMVIVDIPRAEERDGRDYYETIPLSIIVTEDLIVTVCMQDTVLLHPFMEGTIRGFNTFMKSRFILQILYRNATLYLRYLRIIDRESDRLELKLRHSMQNREILMLLELNKTLVYFATSLKSNEIVLEKLTGLERIKRYPDDEDLLGDVITENKQAIEMANIYSSVLSNMTDAFASIVSNNVNNVMRIFTIISISLSVPTLIFSMYGMNFNQGMFGMPFTDKPWGFAVVVILSGLVTALVTWSLTRSRMFK
- a CDS encoding DUF1287 domain-containing protein; its protein translation is MPTERNRSGRSQRRTVVLRWAVVLLALALIVAGSLALAGRLVGVGPARHPDNQNSSANGPRTASHGPPGYSPEQTAAHSPLTSPVDYNHDGVDDYTAMVRGAHQEARRHPHYDSGYYQGGYPPDDRGACTDEIWRAFRQAGYDLKAMVDADIASSPGAYAGVINSPDPNIDFRRTNVLGVFLSRHAQRLTNDTAATDQWQQGDIVIFDTSWHIGMASDRRDRRGIPLLLHNMGQRDRENDYLGSPGHRPITGHFRFDASKIQPAVLRPWRG